DNA sequence from the Deltaproteobacteria bacterium genome:
TGCAATTTGGAAACGATTATGACGAATAATGGAGCAGGGTTGACAGACCCCTAGCCCCATATCCCAAACTCAGCCTCAACGCCCCTGCCGGGCGATGATGTCGTAGGCCTTTTCCAGGGCGGCGGGGACCATATGCTTGTCGGGACCGCCGGCCTGGGCCATATCGGGGCGGCCGCCGCCGCTGCCGCCGACCACCATGGCCAGTTCCTTGATGATCTGGTCGGCCCGGAAACGCTTGGTTAGATCTTTGGTGACCACCGCGATCAGCATGGCCTTGTCCGCGGCCTGGCTGCCCAGCACAATGATGCCGCTTTTCAGGCGGTCCCTGAGCTTATCAGCGTAATCCCGCAAGCCCTTGGGGTCGCTCACTTCCACCTCCAGGGCCAGGACCGGGATGCCGTCCACCGGGCGGACCTGATCCAGCAGGTCGCTGGTGCGGGCCGCGGCCAGTTTGCCTTGCAAGGCTTCGATCTGGCGTTCCAGTTCCTTCTGGTGGTGGAGCAGTTTGTCGAGGCGGGCGACGATCTCCCCCCGTCCCACTTTCAGCCGCTGGGCCACCGCCTGCAGTTCCTGGCTCTCTTGTTGGACCAGTTCCAGGGCGGCGGTCCCACAGACCGCCTCAATCCGGCGGATGCCGGCGGCGACGCTTGATTCCGAGACGATCTTCACCAGTCCCACTTCGCCGGTGCGGTGCACATGGGTGCCGCCGCAGAGTTCCTGGCTCAGTTCGGGAATGGTTACCAGCCGCACCGTATCCCCATACTTCTCCTCAAACAAGGCCATGGCCCCGCTCATCAGCGCCTCAGCCATGGGCACCAGGGAAACGCTGACCGGCAGATCCTCTTGCACCTGCTGATTAAGATCAAGCTCGATCTGGGCTAGCTCTTCCGGAGTCAGGCCGGAAAAGTGGGTAAAATCAAAGCGGAAGCGCTCCGGGGCGACCAGCGACCCGGCCTGCTTGACGTGTTCCCCCAGACGGTGGCGAAGTACCGCATGCAACATGTGGGTGGCGGTATGGTGGCGGGCAATCTGCCGGCGCCGGGCGGCATCGACCTCGAGATGGACCTGATCGCCGACCCGGACCTGGCCCTCCTCAATTTGCCCCTGATGGATGATTAAATCATTGGGTAATTTCTGGGTATTGGTTACGGTGATTTTCAAGCCCGGCCCGGTGATCCACCCGGTATCCCCGACTTGACCGCCGGACTCACCATAAAACGGCGTAATTTCGGTAATGATTTCCACCTTGTCGCCGGCCTCGGCCTGGGTTACTGCTCTTTCTCCCCGGATCAGGGCGATCACCGGGGATTCGACGCTCAGGAGGCCGTAACCGACAAAGCGGGTGGCGGGCAACTGGGCCAACTCCCGGTAAATGGCTGGAATTTCTTCAGCCAGGCCGCCTTTCCAGGCCTGGCGGGAGGCCTCCCGCTGGCGGGTCATGTGCGCCTG
Encoded proteins:
- the alaS gene encoding alanine--tRNA ligase; its protein translation is MTGQEIREKFLAYFESQGHTRVASSSLIPADDPTLLFTNAGMVQFKRVFLGEESRPYQRAASSQKCVRAGGKHNDLENVGKTARHHTFFEMLGNFSFGDYFKEGAIEMAWELLTQHFHLAADKLWATVYYQDEEAADLWHRLVGLPRDRIVGLGEKDNFWAMGDTGPCGPCSEVIIDQGEAMACGPDCGIGRCDCDRYLEIWNLVFMQFNRDEQGQLTPLPKPSIDTGMGLERLSAVVQGVTSNFDTDLIRPIIARIEDLAGIAYGPDRARNVAFRVIADHSRAITFLIADGVLPSNEGRGYVLRRILRRAVRFGRLLGFQEPFLAPVGHRVVELMGSYYPELNTARPFIDQVVNNEEERFAETLDHGLKLLTENLDMVRTQGGNILPGEVIFKLYDTYGFPLDLVMDVVQEQGVELDLEGFQAHMTRQREASRQAWKGGLAEEIPAIYRELAQLPATRFVGYGLLSVESPVIALIRGERAVTQAEAGDKVEIITEITPFYGESGGQVGDTGWITGPGLKITVTNTQKLPNDLIIHQGQIEEGQVRVGDQVHLEVDAARRRQIARHHTATHMLHAVLRHRLGEHVKQAGSLVAPERFRFDFTHFSGLTPEELAQIELDLNQQVQEDLPVSVSLVPMAEALMSGAMALFEEKYGDTVRLVTIPELSQELCGGTHVHRTGEVGLVKIVSESSVAAGIRRIEAVCGTAALELVQQESQELQAVAQRLKVGRGEIVARLDKLLHHQKELERQIEALQGKLAAARTSDLLDQVRPVDGIPVLALEVEVSDPKGLRDYADKLRDRLKSGIIVLGSQAADKAMLIAVVTKDLTKRFRADQIIKELAMVVGGSGGGRPDMAQAGGPDKHMVPAALEKAYDIIARQGR